A stretch of Dama dama isolate Ldn47 chromosome 22, ASM3311817v1, whole genome shotgun sequence DNA encodes these proteins:
- the RESF1 gene encoding retroelement silencing factor 1 isoform X1, producing MNWNAKPESVTLPPQYPKKQASFLEQGLVNTLTTTSQSSFHPGSNQEPCLFLSNTHPVSQPLLNIRNHKTPPQIPISDFHSGTIVTSQTSVERITYANVKGPKQLSHDLQISSGVTQDVWLNSPVGNSTLSHTGGTVSHQTGFGTNIPNVHALQNQFLTSDSYSMQLHVIPSNSGRVPITYQGNPRLNLPLSEQQVDWAPQRASSGLTYQDYRPLPKQYNYSSRSFLQDTTVQKQNPMSSVSFQVKNNQSPNPALTFKSKQIAAVPSYQYAVTQTDKRPPPPHDCRYASQSLQSTPCVVKQSSMEVPQSQEMHLPEMRKDFCRDFQQQWQNLNGNFSMMGSSCNLKVNTSVTHPFNEPVRSSVTGAQALAQNNQERRVDSQNLTSSQVLDTSATKEKLVRDIKTLVEIKKKFSDLARKIKINKNLLMAAGCIKTPNTSYSESAQNSGLSLKQTAKIQSGPQLTLVTPETVEDKPPTVMESAEETNRKHSVLSSSLQDRNFNQVSSVLLNSACSEKLPIPEQVHDLEVVTPLKTSTVEVTQAPLKNTQFSSGNFASIAQNVPTNSEINFLPHSTSSEEYISKYPNKNRLILSLLTSGDKSQKKLLKDTSERIHDSKQHNFEMNPNTENIGNQLKTMEIVNPPGTCNTNAKIADTSCFECKSFNGVSSNSDSNFSMELLATCLSLWKKQPSEPNKEKQGNESKTNTTAIAVSKPAPICESSPFSPVGNSQNKIINSSQETVSSVVAQNYESSGTTTTKGIAVVSPLILSDVNTLSVKDTASEALPETAYPVIKEGSVCSLQNKLTENTAALKINEPVTSTTGITIFPLIEDKQSESTNASSEGIPNTNQGKHNESEPDIQCPVSDQQASYISKDSSSVDSDVLQIGSICSLVEGDTSYDSQIAEIFNLLPLQKVEPQKPLPNHQMMNSGQQNERLDSITENKDFDFKKDEFVQCTDVSNKITDQSESLQPPALARLKCVEVKSGILEESRLEHITENESMANDTCSSAAIQQDSYPQEADLSCSYTEQDPTTDESLRDKTSILYLHDQLSELLKEFPYGIEPVNMHESSVVQQMADQISEAQTCGKTDCNSRGSTDQIQITVLNTDQMKELFPEQDDQASEVDKLTEPQKEKPITKEEKQCDPQACRIEEHCDSVPLDSEKDDVRCCALGWLSMVYEGVPQCQCNSIKKSTSKEKKQTNPCSPSEAKSYKQGERTSDRDVPVAFNSPPNNPPKIPLTCPVEKKHFPETKQSSNIKDKSKTECNSSLRTEQELSGQPLCKGDKKMDSLQSHKRKRKLQFHEVAFHSANKIAKFSQESLQRKFMAQNVRPLKPKMSVLTSKTKDLNMKNGSLVQSVSPEKRKLKSGGSKQKSLEERKLDERIVLDSEIKRKKHDKQEQNKNVAGGAFKFCNFSTPSERAWIKEKTVSNVKSSGSKDSSSKINRVLSPKEYLSRQKHKEALKKNYLKNSDSQHMRPSKLSVQVESCGKSSERPHGSVQTCKESLNIGSGHGKSIKTHHSKESKTYISSNIKGTVGGKQSDKMWIDRTKLDKNLNNEGELSQMSSQTKDQRKLYLNRVAFKCTERERICLTKLDNSPRKLKEKRPESKSKNLLPVKDSTEKLSMLEFKLCPDGVFKNTNTVEDQKDLQHTSRKEQAPLQVSGIKSTKEDWLKRVTEEKRMPEANQEIDDNVLANSRLSKRNCSADGFDILQNPVKDSKAMFQTYKKLYMEKRSRSLGSSPVE from the exons ATGAATTGGAATGCAAAACCAGAGAGTGTCACCTTACCACCACAGTATCCTAAAAAACAGGCATCTTTTTTGGAGCAAGGTTTAGTAAATACACTTACCACAACATCTCAAAGTTCTTTCCATCCTGGAAGTAACCAAGAACCATGCCTATTTCTCAGTAATACACATCCAGTTTCACAGCCGCTGCTCAACATCAGGAATCATAAGACTCCTCCACAAATCCCTATTTCTGATTTCCATAGTGGGACCATTGTGACCTCACAAACTTCAGTAGAAAGAATAACATATGCAAATGTTAAAGGACCCAAACAACTAAGTCACGATTTGCAGATTTCTTCAGGAGTTACACAAGATGTATGGTTGAACTCACCAGTGGGGAATTCTACGCTTTCTCATACAGGGGGAACTGTATCTCATCAAACTGGTTTTGGAACGAATATACCCAATGTGCATGCACTACAGAATCAGTTTCTAACATCAGATAGCTATTCTATGCAACTACATGTGATCCCTTCTAATTCTGGAAGAGTTCCTATAACTTATCAAGGAAACCCCAGACTTAACCTACCTTTGTCAGAGCAACAGGTTGATTGGGCACCTCAGCGTGCATCCAGTGGACTGACTTACCAAGATTACAGACCACTTCCAAAGCAGTACAATTACTCATCACGAAGCTTTTTGCAGGACACTACTGTTCAGAAACAAAACCCTATGTCATCTGTATCATTCCAAGTTAAAAATAATCAATCTCCAAATCCTGCACTGACATTTAAGTCAAAGCAGATTGCAGCTGTACCATCATATCAATATGCAGTTACTCAAACTGACAAAAGACCTCCTCCTCCTCATGACTGTAGATATGCAAGCCAGTCTTTGCAAAGTACTCCATGTGTTGTTAAACAATCCTCAATGGAAGTTCCTCAGAGTCAAGAAATGCACTTACCTGAAATGAGGAAAGACTTTTGCAGAGACTTTCAACAGCAGTGGCAAAACCTTAATGGAAATTTCAGTATGATGGGAAGTTCCTGTAACTTGAAAGTAAATACCAGTGTCACTCATCCTTTTAATGAACCTGTTAGATCATCTGTGACTGGTGCTCAGGCTCTTGCTCAAAATAATCAGGAGAGAAGAGTGGATTCTCAAAATCTAACTTCAAGTCAAGTACTGGACACAAGTGCCACAAAAGAAAAGTTAGTGAGGGATATTAAAACAttagtagaaataaaaaagaagttttcAGACCTtgcaaggaaaattaaaattaataaaaatctcTTGATGGCAGCAGGTTGTATTAAAACACCTAATACCTCTTATAGTGAATCAGCTCAAAATTCTGGATTGTCTCTGAAACAAACTGCCAAAATCCAGTCTGGACCACAACTAACCCTAGTCACACCAGAGACTGTGGAGGATAAACCACCAACAGTAATGGAATCTGCAGAAGAAACTAATAGAAAACATAGCGTGTTGAGTTCCAGCCTTCAGGACAGAAATTTTAACCAAGTCAGTTCTGTTTTACTAAATTCTGCCTGTTCAGAAAAGTTGCCAATACCAGAACAAGTCCATGATTTGGAAGTTGTGACTCCTTTAAAAACATCAACTGTTGAGGTAACTCAGGCACCATTAAAGAACACGCAGTTTTCATCAGGAAATTTTGCCAGCATTGCACAAAATGTGCCAACAAATTCTGAAATAAACTTTCTTCCTCATTCTACATCATCTGaggaatatatttcaaaatacccAAATAAAAATAGGCTAATTCTCAGTTTACTTACTTCTGGAGATAAATCTCAGAAGAAATTATTAAAAGATACTAGTGAACGTATTCATGATTCTAAACAGCATAATTTTGAAATGAATCCAAATACTGAAAACATTGGTAACCAACTGAAAACCATGGAAATTGTAAATCCTCCAGGGACTTGTAATACAAATGCCAAAATTGCAGACACTTCTTGCTTTGAGTGTAAATCCTTTAATGGGGTGTCTTCTAACAGTGACTCTAACTTTTCCATGGAGTTGCTAGCAACATGTCTGTCTTTGTGGAAAAAGCAACCTTCAGAACCTAACAAAGAAAAACAGGGTAATGagtcaaaaacaaacacaacagcCATTGCAGTTTCAAAGCCCGCGCCCATATGTGAGAGTAGTCCATTTTCACCTGTGGGAAATTCTCAGAATAAGATAATAAACAGCTCACAAGAAACTGTTTCATCAGTAGTAGCACAAAATTATGAGTCTTCAGGAACAACTACTACAAAAGGGATTGCTGTAGTATCACCCTTAATTCTTTCAGATGTCAATACACTGTCTGTCAAAGATACAGCATCTGAAGCTTTACCTGAAACAGCATATCCAGTTATTAAAGAAGGCAGTGTTTGTAGCTTACAAAATAAATTGACGGAAAATACTGCTGCTTTGAAGATTAATGAACCAGTAACAAGTACTACAGGCATCACGATTTTCCCACTAATTGAGGACAAGCAAAGTGAGTCAACTAATGCTAGTTCAGAAGGCATACCTAATACCAATCAAGGAAAGCACAATGAATCAGAACCAGATATCCAGTGTCCTGTGAGTGATCAGCAAGCCTCATATATATCAAAGGACAGTAGTAGTGTGGACAGTGATGTATTACAGATTGGCAGTATTTGTTCTCTTGTTGAAGGTGATACCTCTTATGATTCCCAAATAGCAGAAATATTCAACTTGCTCCCTTTGCAAAAAGTTGAGCCACAGAAACCTCTACCCAATCACCAAATGATGAATAGTGGACAACAAAATGAACgtttagacagcatcactgaaaataaagactttgactttaaaaaagatgaatttgTGCAGTGCACAgatgtttcaaataaaataacagaTCAGTCGGAATCACTGCAACCTCCAGCACTGGCACGTTTGAAGTGTGTTGAAGTAAAGAGTGGAATTCTAGAGGAAAGCCGTTTAGAGCATATCACTGAAAATGAAAGCATGGCAAATGATACGTGTTCATCAGCTGCTATTCAGCAGGATAGTTACCCTCAGGAAGCTGATTTGTCCTGCAGTTACACTGAACAGGATCCTACAACAGATGAAAGTCTCCGTGATAAGACATCTATCTTATACCTACATGATCAGCTGTCAGAACTTTTAAAAGAGTTTCCCTATGGTATCGAACCTGTGAACATGCATGAAAGTTCTGTGGTACAGCAGATGGCAGACCAAATCTCAGAAGCTCAAACTTGTGGTAAAACTGATTGTAACTCCAGAGGTTCAACAGACCAGATACAGATTACAGTATTAAACACAGATCAGATGAAAGAATTGTTTCCTGAACAGGATGATCAAGCCAGTGAGGTAGACAAATTGACAGAACCTCAGAAAGAAAAGCCTATaacaaaggaagagaaacagtGTGACCCACAGGCATGCAGAATTGAAGAACATTGTGATTCTGTACCATTGGATTCGGAAAAAGATGATGTCCGCTGCTGTGCGTTGGGGTGGCTCTCTATGGTCTATGAGGGAGTACCTCAATGTCAGTGTAATTCCATTAAGAAGtcaacttcaaaagaaaaaaaacagacaaatccaTGTTCTCCTTCAGAGGCCAAGAGTTATAAACAAGGAGAGAGAACCTCGGACAGAGATGTTCCTGTTGCATTTAACAGTCCTCCAAATAATCCTCCAAAGATTCCTCTGACTTGTCCAGTTGAGAAAAAACATTTTCCTGAAACAAAGCAAAGCAGCAATATAAAAGATAAATCCAAAACAGAATGTAACAGTTCACTAAGGACAGAGCAAGAATTATCTGGTCAACCTTTATGTAAAGGTGATAAAAAAATGGATTCTTTGCAGAGtcacaaaagaaagagaaagctgcAATTTCATGAGGTAGCTTTTCATTCTGCTAATAAAATTGCAAAATTTTCTCAGGAGAGCCTGCAGAGGAAGTTTATGGCACAAAATGTACGGCCACTAAAACCAAAGATGAGTGTTTTGACAAGCAAAACTAAAGATTTGAATATGAAGAATGGTTCTTTGGTACAATCAGTATcaccagaaaagagaaaattgaaatcagGTGGCTCTAAACAAAAGTCTTTGGAAGAAAGGAAGTTAGATGAACGGATCGTACTTGATTCAGAGATAAAGAGGAAGAAACATGATAAACAAGAGCAGAATAAAAATGTGGCAGGTGGTGCATTTAAATTCTGTAATTTTTCAACTCCAAGTGAAAGAGCTTGGATTAAAGAAAAGACAGTATCAAATGTTAAATCCTCGGGCTCTAAGGATAGCTCATCTAAAATTAACAGAGTTCTATCACCAAAGGAGTATTTATCAAGGCAGAAGCATAAGGAAGCATTAAAGAAAAACTATCTGAAAAACAGTGATTCTCAGCATATGAGGCCCAGTAAACTTTCTGTGCAGGTGGAAAGTTGTGGGAAATCAAGTGAGAGACCCCATGGCAGTGTACAGACCTGTAAGGAATCATTAAATATTGGTTCAGGCCATGGTAAAAGCATCAAAACCCATCATTCCAAAGAGTCTAAAACATATATTTCAAGTAATATTAAAGGAACAGTTGGTGGAAAGCAGTCTGATAAAATGTGGATTGATAGAACCAAGCtagacaaaaatttaaataatgaagGTGAATTAAGCCAAATGTCTTCCCAAACAAAGGATCAAAGGAAGCTGTATCTGAACAGAGTTGCATTTAAATGCACTGAACGTGAGCGCATTTGTCTCACAAAATTAGACAATTCACCCAGGAAGCTTAAAGAAAAGAGACCAGAAAGTAAATCTAAGAACCTATTACCTGTGAAAGATAGCACAGAAAAACTAAGCATGCTGGAGTTTAAATTATGTCCAGATGGAGTGTTTAAGAATACAAACACTGTTGAAGACCAGAAGGATCTGCAGCACACATCCAGGAAGGAGCAAGCCCCTCTGCAAG tTTCAGGAATAAAAAGTACAAAAGAAGACTGGTTAAAACGTGTGACTGAGGAGAAAAGGATGCCGGAAGCCAACCAAGAAATAG
- the RESF1 gene encoding retroelement silencing factor 1 isoform X2, giving the protein MNWNAKPESVTLPPQYPKKQASFLEQGLVNTLTTTSQSSFHPGSNQEPCLFLSNTHPVSQPLLNIRNHKTPPQIPISDFHSGTIVTSQTSVERITYANVKGPKQLSHDLQISSGVTQDVWLNSPVGNSTLSHTGGTVSHQTGFGTNIPNVHALQNQFLTSDSYSMQLHVIPSNSGRVPITYQGNPRLNLPLSEQQVDWAPQRASSGLTYQDYRPLPKQYNYSSRSFLQDTTVQKQNPMSSVSFQVKNNQSPNPALTFKSKQIAAVPSYQYAVTQTDKRPPPPHDCRYASQSLQSTPCVVKQSSMEVPQSQEMHLPEMRKDFCRDFQQQWQNLNGNFSMMGSSCNLKVNTSVTHPFNEPVRSSVTGAQALAQNNQERRVDSQNLTSSQVLDTSATKEKLVRDIKTLVEIKKKFSDLARKIKINKNLLMAAGCIKTPNTSYSESAQNSGLSLKQTAKIQSGPQLTLVTPETVEDKPPTVMESAEETNRKHSVLSSSLQDRNFNQVSSVLLNSACSEKLPIPEQVHDLEVVTPLKTSTVEVTQAPLKNTQFSSGNFASIAQNVPTNSEINFLPHSTSSEEYISKYPNKNRLILSLLTSGDKSQKKLLKDTSERIHDSKQHNFEMNPNTENIGNQLKTMEIVNPPGTCNTNAKIADTSCFECKSFNGVSSNSDSNFSMELLATCLSLWKKQPSEPNKEKQGNESKTNTTAIAVSKPAPICESSPFSPVGNSQNKIINSSQETVSSVVAQNYESSGTTTTKGIAVVSPLILSDVNTLSVKDTASEALPETAYPVIKEGSVCSLQNKLTENTAALKINEPVTSTTGITIFPLIEDKQSESTNASSEGIPNTNQGKHNESEPDIQCPVSDQQASYISKDSSSVDSDVLQIGSICSLVEGDTSYDSQIAEIFNLLPLQKVEPQKPLPNHQMMNSGQQNERLDSITENKDFDFKKDEFVQCTDVSNKITDQSESLQPPALARLKCVEVKSGILEESRLEHITENESMANDTCSSAAIQQDSYPQEADLSCSYTEQDPTTDESLRDKTSILYLHDQLSELLKEFPYGIEPVNMHESSVVQQMADQISEAQTCGKTDCNSRGSTDQIQITVLNTDQMKELFPEQDDQASEVDKLTEPQKEKPITKEEKQCDPQACRIEEHCDSVPLDSEKDDVRCCALGWLSMVYEGVPQCQCNSIKKSTSKEKKQTNPCSPSEAKSYKQGERTSDRDVPVAFNSPPNNPPKIPLTCPVEKKHFPETKQSSNIKDKSKTECNSSLRTEQELSGQPLCKGDKKMDSLQSHKRKRKLQFHEVAFHSANKIAKFSQESLQRKFMAQNVRPLKPKMSVLTSKTKDLNMKNGSLVQSVSPEKRKLKSGGSKQKSLEERKLDERIVLDSEIKRKKHDKQEQNKNVAGGAFKFCNFSTPSERAWIKEKTVSNVKSSGSKDSSSKINRVLSPKEYLSRQKHKEALKKNYLKNSDSQHMRPSKLSVQVESCGKSSERPHGSVQTCKESLNIGSGHGKSIKTHHSKESKTYISSNIKGTVGGKQSDKMWIDRTKLDKNLNNEGELSQMSSQTKDQRKLYLNRVAFKCTERERICLTKLDNSPRKLKEKRPESKSKNLLPVKDSTEKLSMLEFKLCPDGVFKNTNTVEDQKDLQHTSRKEQAPLQDDNVLANSRLSKRNCSADGFDILQNPVKDSKAMFQTYKKLYMEKRSRSLGSSPVE; this is encoded by the coding sequence ATGAATTGGAATGCAAAACCAGAGAGTGTCACCTTACCACCACAGTATCCTAAAAAACAGGCATCTTTTTTGGAGCAAGGTTTAGTAAATACACTTACCACAACATCTCAAAGTTCTTTCCATCCTGGAAGTAACCAAGAACCATGCCTATTTCTCAGTAATACACATCCAGTTTCACAGCCGCTGCTCAACATCAGGAATCATAAGACTCCTCCACAAATCCCTATTTCTGATTTCCATAGTGGGACCATTGTGACCTCACAAACTTCAGTAGAAAGAATAACATATGCAAATGTTAAAGGACCCAAACAACTAAGTCACGATTTGCAGATTTCTTCAGGAGTTACACAAGATGTATGGTTGAACTCACCAGTGGGGAATTCTACGCTTTCTCATACAGGGGGAACTGTATCTCATCAAACTGGTTTTGGAACGAATATACCCAATGTGCATGCACTACAGAATCAGTTTCTAACATCAGATAGCTATTCTATGCAACTACATGTGATCCCTTCTAATTCTGGAAGAGTTCCTATAACTTATCAAGGAAACCCCAGACTTAACCTACCTTTGTCAGAGCAACAGGTTGATTGGGCACCTCAGCGTGCATCCAGTGGACTGACTTACCAAGATTACAGACCACTTCCAAAGCAGTACAATTACTCATCACGAAGCTTTTTGCAGGACACTACTGTTCAGAAACAAAACCCTATGTCATCTGTATCATTCCAAGTTAAAAATAATCAATCTCCAAATCCTGCACTGACATTTAAGTCAAAGCAGATTGCAGCTGTACCATCATATCAATATGCAGTTACTCAAACTGACAAAAGACCTCCTCCTCCTCATGACTGTAGATATGCAAGCCAGTCTTTGCAAAGTACTCCATGTGTTGTTAAACAATCCTCAATGGAAGTTCCTCAGAGTCAAGAAATGCACTTACCTGAAATGAGGAAAGACTTTTGCAGAGACTTTCAACAGCAGTGGCAAAACCTTAATGGAAATTTCAGTATGATGGGAAGTTCCTGTAACTTGAAAGTAAATACCAGTGTCACTCATCCTTTTAATGAACCTGTTAGATCATCTGTGACTGGTGCTCAGGCTCTTGCTCAAAATAATCAGGAGAGAAGAGTGGATTCTCAAAATCTAACTTCAAGTCAAGTACTGGACACAAGTGCCACAAAAGAAAAGTTAGTGAGGGATATTAAAACAttagtagaaataaaaaagaagttttcAGACCTtgcaaggaaaattaaaattaataaaaatctcTTGATGGCAGCAGGTTGTATTAAAACACCTAATACCTCTTATAGTGAATCAGCTCAAAATTCTGGATTGTCTCTGAAACAAACTGCCAAAATCCAGTCTGGACCACAACTAACCCTAGTCACACCAGAGACTGTGGAGGATAAACCACCAACAGTAATGGAATCTGCAGAAGAAACTAATAGAAAACATAGCGTGTTGAGTTCCAGCCTTCAGGACAGAAATTTTAACCAAGTCAGTTCTGTTTTACTAAATTCTGCCTGTTCAGAAAAGTTGCCAATACCAGAACAAGTCCATGATTTGGAAGTTGTGACTCCTTTAAAAACATCAACTGTTGAGGTAACTCAGGCACCATTAAAGAACACGCAGTTTTCATCAGGAAATTTTGCCAGCATTGCACAAAATGTGCCAACAAATTCTGAAATAAACTTTCTTCCTCATTCTACATCATCTGaggaatatatttcaaaatacccAAATAAAAATAGGCTAATTCTCAGTTTACTTACTTCTGGAGATAAATCTCAGAAGAAATTATTAAAAGATACTAGTGAACGTATTCATGATTCTAAACAGCATAATTTTGAAATGAATCCAAATACTGAAAACATTGGTAACCAACTGAAAACCATGGAAATTGTAAATCCTCCAGGGACTTGTAATACAAATGCCAAAATTGCAGACACTTCTTGCTTTGAGTGTAAATCCTTTAATGGGGTGTCTTCTAACAGTGACTCTAACTTTTCCATGGAGTTGCTAGCAACATGTCTGTCTTTGTGGAAAAAGCAACCTTCAGAACCTAACAAAGAAAAACAGGGTAATGagtcaaaaacaaacacaacagcCATTGCAGTTTCAAAGCCCGCGCCCATATGTGAGAGTAGTCCATTTTCACCTGTGGGAAATTCTCAGAATAAGATAATAAACAGCTCACAAGAAACTGTTTCATCAGTAGTAGCACAAAATTATGAGTCTTCAGGAACAACTACTACAAAAGGGATTGCTGTAGTATCACCCTTAATTCTTTCAGATGTCAATACACTGTCTGTCAAAGATACAGCATCTGAAGCTTTACCTGAAACAGCATATCCAGTTATTAAAGAAGGCAGTGTTTGTAGCTTACAAAATAAATTGACGGAAAATACTGCTGCTTTGAAGATTAATGAACCAGTAACAAGTACTACAGGCATCACGATTTTCCCACTAATTGAGGACAAGCAAAGTGAGTCAACTAATGCTAGTTCAGAAGGCATACCTAATACCAATCAAGGAAAGCACAATGAATCAGAACCAGATATCCAGTGTCCTGTGAGTGATCAGCAAGCCTCATATATATCAAAGGACAGTAGTAGTGTGGACAGTGATGTATTACAGATTGGCAGTATTTGTTCTCTTGTTGAAGGTGATACCTCTTATGATTCCCAAATAGCAGAAATATTCAACTTGCTCCCTTTGCAAAAAGTTGAGCCACAGAAACCTCTACCCAATCACCAAATGATGAATAGTGGACAACAAAATGAACgtttagacagcatcactgaaaataaagactttgactttaaaaaagatgaatttgTGCAGTGCACAgatgtttcaaataaaataacagaTCAGTCGGAATCACTGCAACCTCCAGCACTGGCACGTTTGAAGTGTGTTGAAGTAAAGAGTGGAATTCTAGAGGAAAGCCGTTTAGAGCATATCACTGAAAATGAAAGCATGGCAAATGATACGTGTTCATCAGCTGCTATTCAGCAGGATAGTTACCCTCAGGAAGCTGATTTGTCCTGCAGTTACACTGAACAGGATCCTACAACAGATGAAAGTCTCCGTGATAAGACATCTATCTTATACCTACATGATCAGCTGTCAGAACTTTTAAAAGAGTTTCCCTATGGTATCGAACCTGTGAACATGCATGAAAGTTCTGTGGTACAGCAGATGGCAGACCAAATCTCAGAAGCTCAAACTTGTGGTAAAACTGATTGTAACTCCAGAGGTTCAACAGACCAGATACAGATTACAGTATTAAACACAGATCAGATGAAAGAATTGTTTCCTGAACAGGATGATCAAGCCAGTGAGGTAGACAAATTGACAGAACCTCAGAAAGAAAAGCCTATaacaaaggaagagaaacagtGTGACCCACAGGCATGCAGAATTGAAGAACATTGTGATTCTGTACCATTGGATTCGGAAAAAGATGATGTCCGCTGCTGTGCGTTGGGGTGGCTCTCTATGGTCTATGAGGGAGTACCTCAATGTCAGTGTAATTCCATTAAGAAGtcaacttcaaaagaaaaaaaacagacaaatccaTGTTCTCCTTCAGAGGCCAAGAGTTATAAACAAGGAGAGAGAACCTCGGACAGAGATGTTCCTGTTGCATTTAACAGTCCTCCAAATAATCCTCCAAAGATTCCTCTGACTTGTCCAGTTGAGAAAAAACATTTTCCTGAAACAAAGCAAAGCAGCAATATAAAAGATAAATCCAAAACAGAATGTAACAGTTCACTAAGGACAGAGCAAGAATTATCTGGTCAACCTTTATGTAAAGGTGATAAAAAAATGGATTCTTTGCAGAGtcacaaaagaaagagaaagctgcAATTTCATGAGGTAGCTTTTCATTCTGCTAATAAAATTGCAAAATTTTCTCAGGAGAGCCTGCAGAGGAAGTTTATGGCACAAAATGTACGGCCACTAAAACCAAAGATGAGTGTTTTGACAAGCAAAACTAAAGATTTGAATATGAAGAATGGTTCTTTGGTACAATCAGTATcaccagaaaagagaaaattgaaatcagGTGGCTCTAAACAAAAGTCTTTGGAAGAAAGGAAGTTAGATGAACGGATCGTACTTGATTCAGAGATAAAGAGGAAGAAACATGATAAACAAGAGCAGAATAAAAATGTGGCAGGTGGTGCATTTAAATTCTGTAATTTTTCAACTCCAAGTGAAAGAGCTTGGATTAAAGAAAAGACAGTATCAAATGTTAAATCCTCGGGCTCTAAGGATAGCTCATCTAAAATTAACAGAGTTCTATCACCAAAGGAGTATTTATCAAGGCAGAAGCATAAGGAAGCATTAAAGAAAAACTATCTGAAAAACAGTGATTCTCAGCATATGAGGCCCAGTAAACTTTCTGTGCAGGTGGAAAGTTGTGGGAAATCAAGTGAGAGACCCCATGGCAGTGTACAGACCTGTAAGGAATCATTAAATATTGGTTCAGGCCATGGTAAAAGCATCAAAACCCATCATTCCAAAGAGTCTAAAACATATATTTCAAGTAATATTAAAGGAACAGTTGGTGGAAAGCAGTCTGATAAAATGTGGATTGATAGAACCAAGCtagacaaaaatttaaataatgaagGTGAATTAAGCCAAATGTCTTCCCAAACAAAGGATCAAAGGAAGCTGTATCTGAACAGAGTTGCATTTAAATGCACTGAACGTGAGCGCATTTGTCTCACAAAATTAGACAATTCACCCAGGAAGCTTAAAGAAAAGAGACCAGAAAGTAAATCTAAGAACCTATTACCTGTGAAAGATAGCACAGAAAAACTAAGCATGCTGGAGTTTAAATTATGTCCAGATGGAGTGTTTAAGAATACAAACACTGTTGAAGACCAGAAGGATCTGCAGCACACATCCAGGAAGGAGCAAGCCCCTCTGCAAG